One segment of Thermodesulfobacteriota bacterium DNA contains the following:
- a CDS encoding TetR/AcrR family transcriptional regulator, whose translation MKEKNGQVSRAALRRQREKEKRYTTILDVAEKLFAQNGYHQTSLEHIADAAEISVGTVYFYFKNKEDLLITLIQKVGFQLRKTLGDAFLSQDGTLEGIVSAGLSFFKEFCLKYPERLSIFFREAGGQGPAVEEERKRLYGKVIKDLEGALARVAAETKTHYRSPLSAELMAVSILGIYERVAGYYMLWHDRAGDINAAADDVTAFTVGGIKNLMISRKG comes from the coding sequence ATGAAAGAGAAAAACGGACAGGTTTCCAGGGCGGCGCTGCGGCGCCAGCGGGAAAAGGAAAAACGATATACCACCATTCTGGACGTGGCGGAAAAACTGTTCGCTCAAAACGGCTATCACCAGACCAGCCTGGAGCATATCGCCGACGCCGCCGAAATTTCGGTGGGCACGGTTTATTTTTATTTCAAAAACAAGGAAGACCTGCTCATCACCCTGATCCAGAAGGTCGGTTTTCAGCTCCGCAAGACCCTGGGGGACGCGTTTTTGAGCCAGGACGGCACCCTGGAAGGTATTGTCAGCGCCGGGCTTTCTTTTTTCAAGGAGTTCTGTCTCAAATATCCGGAGCGACTGTCCATTTTTTTCCGGGAGGCCGGGGGGCAGGGACCGGCCGTGGAGGAAGAACGCAAACGGCTTTACGGAAAAGTCATCAAGGACCTTGAAGGGGCGCTGGCCCGGGTGGCCGCTGAAACGAAAACCCATTACCGATCACCGCTCTCGGCCGAACTGATGGCGGTCAGCATCCTCGGTATCTATGAGCGGGTGGCCGGTTACTACATGCTCTGGCACGATCGCGCCGGAGATATTAACGCCGCCGCCGATGACGTTACGGCCTTCACCGTCGGCGGGATCAAGAACCTGATGATTTCCCGAAAAGGATGA
- a CDS encoding enoyl-CoA hydratase-related protein: MNEPHLLYEVRDRAAWLTINRPDKRNAISPEAMTLFAQALDRAEQDEAVRVVVVTGAGDKAFCSGADLGGSLAGSGGDVLAGYAALITRLATFSKPTVARINGHCLAGGTGFMLACDIVIARDTAQFGTPEVNVGLFPMMIGALIFRNVPRKKAMEMILLGERLTAAQALEMGMVTRVCPADTFESEVAAVVATLSEKSPIGMKIGKLAFAAAENMPLGEAVKFLSGKLAEVAATQDAVEGITAFIQKRKPDFTGK; encoded by the coding sequence ATGAATGAACCCCATCTGCTTTATGAAGTCCGGGACAGGGCCGCCTGGCTGACCATCAACCGGCCCGACAAGCGTAACGCCATCAGTCCGGAGGCCATGACGCTTTTTGCCCAGGCCCTGGACAGAGCCGAGCAGGATGAGGCTGTGCGGGTGGTGGTGGTGACCGGCGCCGGCGACAAGGCCTTCTGCTCGGGCGCGGACCTGGGCGGCAGCCTGGCCGGGTCCGGCGGCGACGTGCTGGCCGGTTATGCGGCCCTCATCACGCGCCTGGCGACCTTTTCCAAGCCCACCGTGGCCCGGATCAACGGCCATTGCCTGGCCGGCGGCACCGGCTTCATGCTGGCCTGCGATATTGTCATCGCCCGGGACACGGCCCAGTTCGGCACACCCGAGGTCAATGTCGGTCTGTTTCCCATGATGATCGGCGCCCTTATTTTCCGCAACGTGCCCCGTAAGAAAGCCATGGAGATGATCCTGCTGGGGGAACGGCTGACGGCCGCTCAAGCCCTGGAAATGGGCATGGTGACCCGGGTTTGTCCGGCGGACACGTTTGAATCGGAAGTGGCCGCGGTGGTCGCGACTCTCTCCGAAAAAAGTCCCATCGGTATGAAGATCGGCAAGCTGGCTTTTGCCGCCGCTGAAAACATGCCTCTGGGTGAGGCGGTCAAGTTCCTGTCGGGCAAGCTGGCGGAAGTGGCGGCCACCCAGGACGCCGTGGAAGGCATTACGGCGTTTATCCAGAAGCGCAAGCCGGATTTTACCGGCAAATAA
- a CDS encoding biotin/lipoyl-containing protein, with amino-acid sequence MEYKLKMEDTPLPVTVNEVGEGFFSAILAEQTYRVEFVRTSDKGLLLTVNGRQLPAVVVEHGEGKTVVINGRQYPLIDEDTLALSGTGRKSARKKPLEVTPPMPAVVVRIAVSPGDRVTEGQPVAVVSAMKMETTLYAPFDGVVTSVNVAAGDKVAPGDILVDIQKTDAAGEPQGGSNE; translated from the coding sequence ATGGAATATAAACTGAAAATGGAAGACACGCCGCTGCCCGTGACCGTGAATGAGGTCGGCGAGGGATTTTTCTCGGCGATATTGGCTGAGCAGACCTACCGGGTGGAATTTGTCCGGACGTCGGACAAGGGCCTGCTGCTGACCGTCAACGGCCGGCAGTTGCCGGCGGTAGTAGTGGAACACGGCGAGGGCAAAACCGTTGTCATCAATGGCCGCCAGTACCCGCTGATCGACGAAGACACCCTGGCCCTGTCGGGTACCGGCCGCAAGTCGGCCCGGAAGAAGCCGCTGGAAGTCACTCCCCCCATGCCGGCCGTGGTGGTGCGGATCGCCGTGAGCCCGGGGGACAGGGTCACGGAAGGCCAACCGGTGGCGGTGGTCTCGGCCATGAAGATGGAAACGACGCTCTACGCGCCGTTTGACGGGGTGGTCACCAGCGTCAACGTGGCCGCGGGCGACAAGGTGGCGCCGGGGGACATCCTGGTGGATATTCAGAAAACGGACGCGGCCGGCGAGCCGCAGGGAGGCAGCAATGAATGA
- the accC gene encoding acetyl-CoA carboxylase biotin carboxylase subunit, with translation MFKKILIANRGEIALRVMAACREMGIATVAVYSEADREALHTRGADESVFIGASEPAESYLNIGRIIEAARQTGAEAIHPGYGFLAENAEFAQACLDAGLTFIGPPPQAIRSFGNKTVARKLMIDGGVPVVPGMVEPDLDPVRVAAHAQKIGYPVLVKAAAGGGGKGMRIVHDPAELTAALTSASSEAAAAFGDGSVYLEKYIARPRHVEIQVLADAHGNIIHLFERECSIQRRHQKIIEETPSTALTPELRREMGETAVRAAAAAGYVNAGTVEFILDEDGRFYFLEANTRLQVEHPITEMITGIDIVRRQIRIAAGEKLDLKQEQVTARGHAIECRIYAEDPANDFFPSPGKILYLKEPVGPGIRNDCGIYEGYTVPVEYDPILSKLVVHAETRDDAIDRMKKALDEYVIVGIKTPNAFLYDVIDSKPFREGKTLTSFIPTYFPSWQPTLPDRETAALAFVADAMAGRRTTESAAAGPAEIPLPWQTLGHWRL, from the coding sequence ATGTTTAAGAAAATTCTTATCGCCAACCGGGGCGAGATCGCCCTGCGGGTCATGGCCGCCTGCCGGGAGATGGGTATTGCCACAGTGGCTGTTTATTCCGAGGCGGACCGGGAGGCCCTGCATACCCGCGGCGCCGACGAGTCGGTTTTTATCGGCGCTTCCGAACCGGCGGAAAGCTATCTCAACATCGGCCGGATTATTGAAGCGGCCCGGCAGACCGGCGCCGAGGCCATTCATCCCGGTTACGGGTTCCTGGCCGAGAACGCGGAGTTCGCCCAGGCCTGCCTGGATGCCGGCCTGACCTTCATCGGGCCGCCGCCCCAGGCGATCCGGAGTTTCGGCAATAAAACCGTGGCCCGGAAACTGATGATCGACGGCGGCGTGCCGGTGGTGCCCGGCATGGTCGAACCGGACCTGGACCCGGTGCGGGTGGCCGCCCATGCCCAGAAGATCGGTTATCCCGTGCTGGTGAAAGCGGCCGCCGGCGGCGGCGGCAAGGGCATGCGCATCGTCCATGATCCCGCCGAACTGACGGCGGCCCTGACGTCGGCCTCCAGCGAGGCGGCGGCGGCCTTCGGCGACGGTTCGGTTTACCTTGAAAAATATATTGCCCGGCCCCGGCATGTGGAGATCCAGGTTCTGGCCGATGCCCACGGCAACATTATCCACCTGTTTGAGCGCGAATGCTCCATCCAGCGCCGTCATCAGAAAATCATCGAGGAGACCCCTTCCACCGCCCTGACCCCGGAACTGCGCCGGGAAATGGGCGAAACCGCCGTACGGGCCGCGGCCGCGGCCGGCTACGTCAACGCCGGTACGGTGGAGTTCATTCTGGATGAAGACGGCAGATTTTATTTCCTGGAGGCCAACACCCGGCTGCAGGTGGAACACCCCATTACGGAAATGATAACCGGCATCGATATCGTCCGTCGGCAGATCAGGATCGCCGCCGGGGAAAAGCTCGACCTGAAACAGGAACAGGTAACGGCCCGGGGCCATGCCATCGAGTGCCGGATTTACGCCGAGGACCCGGCCAATGATTTCTTTCCCTCTCCCGGGAAAATTCTCTATCTGAAGGAACCGGTCGGCCCGGGCATCCGCAACGACTGCGGCATTTACGAAGGGTACACCGTGCCGGTAGAGTACGATCCCATCCTGTCCAAGCTGGTCGTCCATGCTGAAACCCGGGATGATGCCATCGACCGCATGAAAAAGGCCCTGGACGAGTACGTCATCGTCGGCATTAAGACGCCCAACGCCTTCCTTTACGATGTCATCGACTCAAAGCCGTTCCGTGAAGGCAAAACCCTGACCAGCTTTATTCCCACCTATTTTCCATCATGGCAGCCGACCCTGCCGGACAGGGAAACGGCGGCCCTGGCTTTTGTAGCCGACGCCATGGCGGGAAGGCGGACGACGGAATCGGCGGCGGCCGGACCGGCGGAGATTCCGCTGCCGTGGCAGACGCTGGGGCATTGGAGGCTGTAA
- a CDS encoding carboxyl transferase domain-containing protein, with protein MAVIESRIDVNSDEFKANRERMETLVADLRKEIEKAHHDRSQKALDRLKETGKLTVDQKLDLLLDKNTPFLEIAPLAAKDMYDGKIHGAGVRAGIGIVQGREVAISVSDASIKGGAVYPMGVKKSLRMQTICMENRLPSVALMDSAGAFLPLQSEIFPDANDGGRIFYNQAMMSKMKIPQITAVMGLCTAGGAYGVAMCDEIVHVKGHGAIFLGGPPLVLAATGEEVTPDELGGPDLHCSQSGVSDYYAEDDAHAIAMLREIIGNLPKIEKARLTRKPVRPPAYDPKELYGIIPRNISTPYDIREALARMIDGSDFIEFKELYGSTLICGWAHIHGFPVGILANNGVLFPQSAQKATQFIQICDNREIPLLFVQNISGFIVGKNYEAGGVTKDGHKMVNAVSTASVPKFTLIAGASFGAGNYAMCGRAYSPRFLWMWPNAEIGVMGGEQAAGVLVTITNDQNARLGKPPLTPEEVEAITRPIIDKARADGNAYYSTAHLWDDGVLDPAKTRDTLGMAISAALNAPIRDDAYGYGVFRM; from the coding sequence ATGGCTGTGATCGAATCCCGGATTGACGTCAATTCGGACGAGTTCAAGGCGAATCGTGAACGAATGGAGACCCTGGTGGCGGATCTGCGCAAGGAGATCGAAAAGGCGCATCATGACCGCTCTCAGAAGGCCCTGGACCGGCTCAAGGAGACGGGCAAGCTGACGGTGGACCAGAAACTGGACCTGCTGCTGGACAAGAATACCCCCTTTCTGGAGATCGCGCCCCTGGCCGCCAAGGACATGTATGACGGCAAGATTCACGGGGCCGGTGTCCGGGCCGGCATCGGCATCGTCCAGGGCCGGGAGGTGGCCATCAGCGTCAGCGACGCTTCCATCAAGGGCGGGGCGGTCTATCCCATGGGCGTGAAAAAATCCCTGCGCATGCAGACCATCTGCATGGAGAACCGGCTGCCGTCGGTGGCCCTGATGGATTCGGCCGGCGCTTTCCTGCCCCTGCAGTCCGAGATTTTTCCGGACGCCAATGACGGCGGCCGGATCTTCTATAACCAGGCCATGATGTCCAAGATGAAGATACCTCAAATTACCGCCGTCATGGGCCTGTGTACGGCCGGCGGCGCTTACGGCGTGGCCATGTGCGACGAGATCGTCCACGTCAAGGGCCACGGCGCCATTTTTCTGGGCGGTCCGCCCCTGGTGCTGGCCGCCACCGGCGAGGAAGTGACGCCGGACGAACTGGGCGGACCGGACCTGCACTGCTCCCAGTCCGGGGTCTCGGATTATTACGCCGAGGACGACGCCCACGCCATCGCCATGCTGAGGGAAATCATCGGCAATCTGCCGAAAATCGAGAAAGCCCGCCTCACCCGCAAACCCGTCCGTCCGCCGGCTTATGATCCCAAAGAGCTTTACGGCATCATCCCCCGCAACATATCTACGCCCTATGACATCCGCGAAGCCCTGGCCCGCATGATCGACGGCAGCGACTTTATCGAGTTCAAGGAACTGTATGGCTCCACCCTGATCTGCGGCTGGGCCCATATCCACGGTTTTCCGGTGGGCATCCTGGCCAACAACGGCGTGCTGTTCCCCCAGAGCGCCCAGAAGGCCACCCAGTTCATTCAGATCTGCGACAACCGGGAAATCCCCCTGCTCTTCGTGCAGAATATCAGCGGCTTCATCGTCGGCAAGAATTACGAGGCCGGCGGGGTCACCAAGGACGGTCACAAGATGGTCAATGCCGTGTCCACGGCCAGCGTGCCCAAGTTCACCCTCATCGCCGGCGCTTCCTTCGGGGCCGGCAACTACGCCATGTGCGGCCGGGCCTATTCGCCCCGGTTCCTGTGGATGTGGCCCAACGCTGAAATCGGCGTCATGGGCGGGGAACAGGCCGCCGGCGTGCTGGTGACCATCACCAACGATCAGAACGCCCGCCTGGGCAAGCCGCCCCTGACCCCGGAGGAGGTGGAGGCCATCACCCGGCCGATCATCGACAAGGCCCGGGCCGACGGCAACGCCTATTACAGCACGGCTCATCTCTGGGACGACGGCGTCCTCGATCCCGCCAAAACCCGGGACACGCTGGGTATGGCCATTTCGGCGGCGCTCAACGCGCCCATCCGGGATGATGCTTACGGCTATGGCGTATTCCGCATGTAA
- a CDS encoding acyl-CoA dehydrogenase: MRYEFLEQEQKLIDEAGRVVGTAMAGAAGRDLSDPKQAGELIKTLAGELAATGYMAAGLDDEAPLGVAAMAAMETFAAAAPQVFIPFEMSTRVFGRLVRHHGTPELRRTILPALQKGALTGAVALSEAALNVVNDPLTVNGVRGKDGVVVSGQKGFVINAGAADMLLVVGALDDGLGLFLVDRRAPGVTVTPADVMAEYAPLHIGAVSLDNCVVPADRVVGPVDGKQLINDIRLWENQVLIAVAVGQMNAALLAATAHAKAHRSGGRPVIAYQEVGFKLAEMLTQTQTAQLMAYKAAWLSAVGDREAAVMTDCAKVFCAEAAEEVAGAALRILAAGGLAPANPAAVAGRFAKLAQIAGTSTEIARMNIGGEALK, translated from the coding sequence ATGCGATATGAATTTTTAGAGCAGGAACAGAAATTGATAGATGAGGCCGGCCGGGTTGTCGGCACGGCCATGGCCGGCGCGGCCGGCAGGGATCTGTCGGATCCGAAGCAGGCCGGGGAATTGATTAAAACCCTGGCCGGTGAATTGGCGGCTACGGGTTACATGGCTGCCGGTCTTGACGATGAGGCACCGCTGGGGGTGGCTGCCATGGCCGCCATGGAAACTTTCGCCGCCGCGGCTCCCCAGGTGTTTATTCCGTTTGAGATGAGCACCCGGGTATTCGGCCGGCTGGTGCGGCATCACGGAACGCCGGAACTGCGGCGGACCATTCTCCCGGCCCTGCAAAAAGGAGCGCTGACCGGCGCCGTGGCTTTGAGTGAAGCGGCCCTGAACGTGGTCAATGACCCCCTGACGGTCAACGGTGTCCGGGGAAAAGACGGGGTAGTTGTTTCCGGCCAGAAGGGGTTTGTCATCAATGCCGGCGCGGCCGACATGCTGCTGGTGGTGGGCGCGCTGGATGACGGCCTGGGCCTGTTTCTGGTGGACCGCCGGGCGCCGGGCGTCACCGTTACGCCGGCTGATGTCATGGCGGAATACGCGCCCCTGCACATCGGGGCCGTCTCCCTGGACAATTGCGTTGTCCCCGCGGACCGCGTTGTGGGGCCGGTCGACGGCAAACAACTGATCAATGATATCCGCCTCTGGGAAAACCAGGTGCTGATCGCGGTTGCCGTCGGCCAGATGAACGCCGCTCTGCTTGCCGCCACGGCCCATGCCAAGGCGCACCGTTCCGGCGGCCGGCCGGTCATCGCCTATCAGGAGGTGGGTTTCAAGCTGGCCGAGATGCTGACCCAGACCCAGACGGCCCAGCTGATGGCCTACAAGGCCGCCTGGCTGTCCGCCGTCGGAGACCGGGAAGCCGCCGTCATGACCGACTGCGCCAAGGTTTTCTGCGCCGAAGCGGCCGAGGAGGTGGCCGGCGCCGCCCTGCGCATCCTGGCCGCCGGCGGGCTGGCCCCGGCCAATCCGGCCGCCGTGGCCGGACGTTTCGCCAAACTCGCGCAGATCGCGGGCACGTCCACCGAGATCGCCCGCATGAACATCGGCGGTGAGGCATTAAAATAG
- a CDS encoding acyl-CoA dehydrogenase family protein produces the protein MEFGFTREQMMFKKEVIKFAKKEIVPRVEEHELSGTFDMESFRKMGEFGLLGMHFPEEYGGQGADVVTTVLAGEALGEAGVDGGLTLSYGAHTFLCADTIFCHGTEAQKKKYVPRLARGEIVGCMGLTEPDAGSDVASLKTTAEKKGDRYVLNGSKMFITNGPLADVALVYAKTDPAKRHEGISAFIVEKGTRGFSTGNPLKKMGCRTSATSELFFQDCEIPAENMVGKEGHGFLMAMQTVEWDRSALLAPMVGVAKYVLEKSADYANKRVQFGKTIGEFQATRHKLANIRIFYEAARLLVYRIAWFKSQGKPLNHLAAAVAKLFVGDWSLGPVNDAILIHGGYGYCHEYIMEGVFRDNRLAPLGGGTSDIQKMIISRMM, from the coding sequence ATGGAATTTGGTTTTACCCGCGAGCAGATGATGTTTAAAAAAGAGGTCATCAAGTTCGCGAAAAAAGAGATCGTTCCGCGGGTGGAGGAGCACGAGCTGTCGGGCACGTTTGACATGGAATCCTTCCGGAAGATGGGTGAGTTCGGCCTGCTCGGCATGCACTTTCCGGAGGAGTACGGCGGCCAGGGCGCGGACGTGGTCACCACCGTGCTGGCCGGCGAGGCCCTGGGTGAAGCCGGGGTCGACGGCGGCCTGACCCTTTCTTACGGGGCCCATACGTTTCTGTGCGCCGACACCATCTTTTGCCACGGCACCGAGGCCCAGAAGAAGAAATACGTTCCCCGGCTGGCCCGGGGGGAAATCGTCGGCTGCATGGGGCTGACCGAGCCGGACGCGGGCTCGGACGTGGCCTCCCTGAAGACCACCGCCGAGAAAAAGGGCGACCGCTACGTTTTAAACGGCAGCAAGATGTTTATCACCAACGGCCCCCTGGCCGACGTGGCCCTGGTTTACGCCAAGACCGACCCGGCCAAGCGGCACGAGGGTATTTCGGCCTTTATCGTGGAGAAGGGGACCCGGGGGTTTTCCACGGGTAATCCCCTGAAAAAGATGGGCTGCCGGACATCCGCCACTTCCGAGCTGTTTTTCCAGGATTGTGAAATCCCCGCCGAAAATATGGTCGGCAAAGAGGGGCATGGCTTTCTCATGGCCATGCAGACCGTGGAATGGGACCGCAGCGCCCTGCTGGCGCCCATGGTCGGTGTGGCCAAATACGTCCTGGAAAAGTCCGCTGATTACGCCAACAAGCGGGTGCAGTTCGGCAAAACCATCGGCGAGTTCCAGGCGACCCGGCATAAGCTGGCCAACATCCGGATTTTTTACGAAGCGGCCCGGCTGCTGGTTTACCGCATTGCCTGGTTCAAGAGCCAGGGCAAGCCCTTAAACCATCTGGCCGCGGCCGTGGCCAAACTGTTTGTCGGTGACTGGAGCCTGGGCCCGGTCAACGACGCCATCCTGATTCACGGCGGTTACGGGTACTGCCATGAATATATAATGGAAGGGGTTTTCCGGGATAATCGCCTGGCGCCTCTGGGCGGCGGGACGTCGGACATTCAGAAGATGATCATATCCAGAATGATGTAG
- the coaE gene encoding dephospho-CoA kinase (Dephospho-CoA kinase (CoaE) performs the final step in coenzyme A biosynthesis.), which translates to MIIAGLTGGIATGKSIVASCLAEHGALIIDADQIAHEVVARGKPAWEEIVKTFGETYLLPDGEIDRKALGKTVFDDTAKRNLLNHIVHPRVFEEISRAITATIEAHEAHDPVIILDVPLLFETKMDVELPEVIVVFAPAETQLDRLMARDNLSREDALARINSQIPITEKKDKADYVIDNSGSIDVTREQTTALFTVLKAKAETKAEE; encoded by the coding sequence ATGATCATCGCCGGTCTGACCGGAGGAATCGCCACGGGCAAATCTATCGTGGCCAGTTGCCTTGCCGAGCACGGCGCCCTCATTATTGATGCCGATCAGATCGCCCATGAAGTGGTTGCCAGAGGGAAACCGGCCTGGGAAGAAATCGTTAAGACGTTTGGAGAGACCTATCTTCTCCCCGACGGCGAAATTGATCGCAAGGCGCTGGGCAAAACCGTCTTTGACGATACCGCCAAAAGAAACCTGTTAAATCACATTGTCCATCCCCGGGTATTTGAAGAGATCAGCCGCGCCATCACCGCGACCATCGAGGCGCATGAAGCCCATGATCCGGTTATCATCCTGGATGTACCGCTTCTTTTTGAAACCAAAATGGACGTGGAACTGCCGGAAGTCATCGTGGTATTCGCTCCGGCCGAGACACAGCTTGATCGGCTGATGGCCAGGGACAATCTGAGCAGGGAAGACGCCCTGGCCCGCATCAATTCACAGATTCCCATCACGGAAAAAAAAGACAAGGCCGATTATGTCATCGACAACAGCGGATCCATCGACGTCACCAGGGAACAGACGACCGCGCTGTTTACCGTCCTGAAGGCCAAGGCCGAAACAAAAGCAGAAGAATAA
- a CDS encoding (Fe-S)-binding protein: protein MEHQEILHRCFRCGYCKFPSNYTDINCPAYLAHRFETFSPGGRMWLLSAWLNNRIGVSQRLGRIMFSCTGCGNCVEHCAMPGFKDQILLAFTAGRDAILESGTVPGPVRDYLTRVQNAGNPYGQSGKKRADWRTGTDAADYSGQEYLFFAGDVGAYDSRGQEIARTAAALLAKAGVDFGVLTDGECSDGNDVAMAGEKALFEELAGKNIKVFIERGVKKIITLSPHSFHAFKNLYPALGGQFQVFHYTQMLAFLLGRLSFKTPVEKTRVTFHDPCFLGRHNADYQSPRTMLAFTPGIELVEMDRNRKNALCCGGGGGNLFTDMISGGDDSPARARCREAAAAGATVLAVACPACAVMLGDAVKTEGLENRLQVREVSELVVERVA from the coding sequence ATGGAACACCAGGAAATCCTCCATCGCTGCTTTCGCTGCGGCTACTGCAAATTCCCATCCAACTACACGGACATCAACTGCCCGGCTTACCTGGCCCACCGGTTTGAAACCTTTTCGCCCGGCGGCCGCATGTGGCTGCTGTCCGCCTGGCTGAACAACCGGATCGGCGTCAGCCAGCGGCTGGGCCGGATCATGTTCTCCTGCACCGGCTGCGGAAACTGCGTCGAACACTGCGCCATGCCCGGTTTCAAGGACCAGATCCTGCTGGCCTTTACCGCCGGGCGGGATGCCATTCTGGAATCCGGCACCGTGCCCGGTCCGGTCCGGGATTACCTGACCCGGGTCCAGAACGCGGGTAACCCTTACGGCCAATCCGGCAAAAAGCGGGCCGACTGGCGAACCGGAACCGACGCGGCGGATTATTCCGGGCAGGAGTATCTTTTTTTCGCCGGAGACGTGGGCGCCTATGATTCCCGGGGCCAGGAAATCGCCCGGACCGCGGCAGCCCTGCTTGCCAAAGCCGGGGTCGATTTCGGGGTGCTGACCGACGGAGAATGCTCCGACGGCAATGACGTGGCCATGGCCGGAGAAAAGGCGCTATTCGAGGAACTGGCCGGAAAAAACATAAAAGTCTTTATTGAACGGGGTGTCAAAAAAATCATTACCCTCTCTCCCCATTCGTTTCACGCTTTTAAAAATTTATACCCGGCCCTGGGCGGGCAATTTCAGGTGTTTCACTACACCCAGATGCTGGCCTTCCTGCTGGGCCGCCTCTCGTTTAAAACCCCGGTTGAAAAAACGCGGGTCACCTTTCATGATCCCTGTTTTCTCGGTCGACACAACGCCGACTACCAGTCACCGCGGACAATGCTCGCTTTTACGCCCGGCATCGAACTGGTGGAGATGGACCGCAACCGCAAAAACGCCCTGTGCTGCGGCGGGGGAGGGGGCAACCTGTTCACCGACATGATCTCCGGCGGTGATGACTCCCCGGCCCGGGCCCGGTGCCGCGAGGCCGCGGCCGCCGGCGCGACGGTTCTGGCCGTGGCCTGTCCGGCCTGCGCCGTCATGCTGGGAGATGCCGTTAAAACCGAAGGACTGGAGAACAGGCTTCAGGTCAGGGAGGTCTCGGAGCTGGTCGTGGAACGAGTTGCATAA